The genomic interval GTTTTATCCCGAACTTTCGGGCGTCGTCCAGCCGCTTTCAGGCGAATATGGCGGGCGGCGCGAAGCGTTGGAGCAGGCGACGTTCTATTCAGGGTACGGAGTCGAGACAGGGCTGTTGATTGATGTGTACGAACGATACGGCTTGAACGCCATCGCGCAGGTAGACTTGTTGGAGCGCGTTCATCATAATCAACACTTGGAGGCGTTGAGCAAAATGTCGTTCGCCATCATCCAAACCGTGATGCACAAATTGGAAAAACGCTTCGGGCGCGCCGTGCTGGAAGATGTGAACCGCTCGATGAAGTTGATCCGACACGATAAATCGGGGCGTTATTTTCTGGATGTGGAGGAGATCGCCGAACGCGCGCGCCCGCCGATGGTTGAGGTGGAGGAGTATCGAGAAAGAAGAGAATTATTAATTGGGGACAAAGCAACCCATGCGACTAACAAAACTCTTCAAGGAATTCTTTCAAAGCGAGCAATCTTCAGGGGTGTTTTTGATTCTTGTCACATTTCTATCCATCGTGATTGCCAATTCTCCGTTGGGCGCAAATTACCTTGATCTTTGGCATCATAAGATCGGTTTCGAGGCGGGAGGCATCTTTTTGAAATATAGCGTGGAATATTGGATCAACGATGGGTTGATGGCGATCTTCTTCCTCTTGATCGGTCTTGAGATCGAAAGAGAATTGTACGGCGGGGAACTAGCGAACTGGAAGAACGCATCCCTCCCGCTTCTTGCGGCGGTCGGTGGGATGATGTTCCCAGCGCTGTTGCATTTCATCTTCAATCGCGGCACCGAGTTTCAAAACGGGATCGGGATTCCCATGGCGACCGACATCGCATTCGCATTGGGCGTGCTGGCGTTGCTGGGAAGCCGAATTCCCGCCTCGTTGAAAGTCTTCCTTGCCGCGCTGGCAATCGTGGACGACCTGGGCGCGATCGCGGTCATCGCTGTGTTTTATACGAAGGAACTCTCAATCATATACCTTGTTTTTGCTCTCGGCGTGTATGGCGGTTTGCTGCTATTGAACCGCTTTAAAGTAAATACCCTATGGGCGTATTTGATCCCGGGATTGTTCATGTGGTATTTCATGATGCAATCAGGCGTCCATGCCACAGTAGCGGGAGTTCTTCTCGCGTTCGCGCTTCCGTATGGCGACGGAGGAGAAAATTCGTTGTCGTATCGAATCCAACATATTTTGCATAAGCCTGTTGCCTTCTTGATTGTCCCGTTGTTTGCAATGGCAAATACGAGTATTGTCCTCGAGGGAGGATGGATTAATGGACTTAAGACATCCAACAGTTTGGGGATTTTCTTGGGGTTGTTCCTCGGCAAGCCGCTGGGAATTGTTCTTCTCAGCTTGTTGGCGATCTGGATGGGATGGTCTCGACTGCCGACCGGGGTATCACGGCGGCATATCGTCGGCGCGGGATTCCTGGGCGGAATTGGATTCACCATGTCCATCTTCATCACCCTGCTGGCATTTACCGATCCTCATATTGTTCAAAGTAGTAAGATCACGGTCTTGCTCACCTCCCTGTTGTCCGGTGTGATCGGGTATCTCATTCTCAATAAACGGATTCATCACGTCGAACCACACAAGGTCTGACGGGTCTCTCGTCTACGTTTCTTCCCGTGCGCCCGCCTGCATTTTCATCCTTCAACACTCCTCTTTCACCTTTTTCTTTTATGGTATCCTTGCCTTACCTCAATTCTGGAGAGCCGCATGTACGTTGCCATCGAAGGGGTCATCGGAGTTGGTAAGACGACCCTCGCCCGCCTGCTTCAACCCGCGTTCAACGCCGAAATTATTTTGGAAGTTTTCGAAGAGAACCCGTTTCTGTCCGATTTTTATTCCGACCGCGAACGATACGCCTTTCAAACGCAGATCTTCTTTTTGTTGAGCCGTTATCATCAACAACGCCGCACCATCACAGACCTGGTGACGACGGGCAAGAACGTCATCGCTGATTACACCTTCGCCAAAGATTCGCTCTTCGCCCGTATCAACATCAAAGGCGATGAACTCGACATGTATTACAAAGTGCATGAGGCGCTCGCGGAAAAAATTCAGAAACCCGATCTGCTCGTGTACCTGCAAGCCACCACCGACACGCTCATGCAGCGCATCGCCCTGCGGGACCGTCCGTATGAAAGACAAATGGAACGCGCGTACATCCATGAATTGAATCTCGCCTACGACGAATTTTTCTCGAAGCCATTTGACCACACGCCCGTTTTGACAATCGACTCGAACGACTTGAACATCATCCAGAACCCCGAGCATTTGAAGCAGGTGGAAGAACGCATCCGACAAAGCCTCAGCCTGCCTCCGTTTCAACAAGCGTTGCCCCTGCCTTGACCTTGTTCGGAATGCAGACTTCAGTCTGCTAATTTATGAAAGGGCGGACTGAAGTCCGCGCTCCGAAAGTAAACTAAAAAATTATGCGCGTCACCCGAGAATCCCTTATCCGAATCGCCAAAGAGACCGCGCAAGAGCGCGCCTTCAACGACCGCGACATCATCGCCGCGTATCTGACGGGTTCGCTCGTCTCGAAAGAACACGATCCCATGATCGGCGGCGCGGCGGATATTGACATCATCTTTGTTCACAAGGATGAACCGAAGCACAGGCGCGAATTCGTCAAGTTGACTCCCGACTTCCACGTGGACATCGGTCACCGCGCCAAGGCGGAGTTCAAACGTCCGCGCGAGTTGAGGTTGGATCCATGGCTGGGCTGGGAAATGTACGATCCGATGTTACTTTATGAACGCGAGAAATTTTTCGAGTTTGTGCAAGCGGGTCTGCGCGCAGGCTTTGAATTCAACGCGCCCGCGCCTGCGTTGCAACGTTCAAGAATTTTGTTGAAAGATGCGCGCGGCATGTGGAGGGGATTGCTTGAGATCGAAGATGTGGTCACGCCGAAAGACGTTTTGCAATACATGAATTCGTTGTATCACGCGGTCAACGCGGTGGCAGAGTTGTCGGGCCCGCCGCTGGCGGAGAGGCGCGTGATGTTGGACTTTGCCGCGCGGGCGGAGGCGGCTTCACGTCCCGGCATGGAGGCGGCGCTCATCGGCTTGATGGGCGCGTCGGCGTTGGACTCATCCAAATTGGAGGCGTGGGTGCCGGAGTGGAAATCCGCGTTTGAATTGGCGATGCAGAACAACCGCGCCGAGGTGAGCATCCATGCGACGCGCGTGAATTATTACGAGAAGGCGTTCGCGGCGATGCTCGGGAGCGAGAAACCCGTCTGCGCGTTGTGGCCCCTGTTCCACACGTGGACTCTCGCCGCGGAAGTGTTGCCTGATGACGCGCTGGAGGCGTGGCGTTCCGCGTGCGGCGAATTGGGGCTGGGCTGGGTCGGCTTCGACCAGCGCGTGAGCGGACTCGATCACTTCCTCGATGAAGTGGAAGCCCTGCTCGACGAACTTGCCGCGCAGCATGGGTTGGAAACTTCGACGAGTATTTGATTTTGTAGTAGCGACTTTAGTCGCTATATTTTCAACGAATACAAGACGACTGAAGTCGTCACTACGGCATAGGAAATTATGAATCGCAACGAAGCATTATCTCTTGTTCGTGAACACGTGAAAAACGAAGGACTTGTGCGCCACATGCTTTCGGTGGAAGCGGCGATGCGATTCTACGCGGAGAAGTTCAGCGAAGACCCCGAGGTGTGGGGATTGATCGGTCTGCTTCACGACTTCGATTGGGAGATCCATCCCACGCTGGAACAACATCCGCAAGACGGAGCGCCGATGTTGCGCGAGCGCGGCGTGCCAGAGGACATTATTCAGGACATTTTGAGTCACGCGGATCATTTGAACTTGCCGCGCGATACGATGCGACGTAAAGCCATCTGCGCGTGCGATGAGATCACGGGATTAATTACCGCCGTCGCGTTGGTGAGACCGTCGAAGTCGCTGTACGATCTCGAAGCGAGTTCCGTCAAAAAGAAATGGAAGGATAAAGCCTTCGCGGCGGGCACGTCACGCGCGGAAATGGAGCACGCCGCGCAAGAGTTCGGCATCGAGTTATGGGAACACGCGGGGAATGTGATTCAAGCCATGCGACGGATCGCGCCTGAGTTGGGATTGGTGGGGAACATTCAAAATTAAATTCGCAAGGACAGACCTGTGTATCTGCTTTTTTGTTGGAGAACCATGCATCGAAAAATCATTTTCCCCTTGTTGGTCGTATTGTTTGCCTCGTGCGCGCCTCCCGCCACATTTACACCCCAACCTCCTGTTGCATTTACCCCACCAGCCAATTACCTTCCGACGATCTTCGATATTGTTGTTGAATCGACTGCTTCGCAGGAACGGTTGAACGACTCGCGCCCGAATATCATCGTCATCATGACCGACGATCAG from Candidatus Defluviilinea gracilis carries:
- the nhaA gene encoding Na+/H+ antiporter NhaA, translating into MIANSPLGANYLDLWHHKIGFEAGGIFLKYSVEYWINDGLMAIFFLLIGLEIERELYGGELANWKNASLPLLAAVGGMMFPALLHFIFNRGTEFQNGIGIPMATDIAFALGVLALLGSRIPASLKVFLAALAIVDDLGAIAVIAVFYTKELSIIYLVFALGVYGGLLLLNRFKVNTLWAYLIPGLFMWYFMMQSGVHATVAGVLLAFALPYGDGGENSLSYRIQHILHKPVAFLIVPLFAMANTSIVLEGGWINGLKTSNSLGIFLGLFLGKPLGIVLLSLLAIWMGWSRLPTGVSRRHIVGAGFLGGIGFTMSIFITLLAFTDPHIVQSSKITVLLTSLLSGVIGYLILNKRIHHVEPHKV
- a CDS encoding deoxynucleoside kinase: MYVAIEGVIGVGKTTLARLLQPAFNAEIILEVFEENPFLSDFYSDRERYAFQTQIFFLLSRYHQQRRTITDLVTTGKNVIADYTFAKDSLFARINIKGDELDMYYKVHEALAEKIQKPDLLVYLQATTDTLMQRIALRDRPYERQMERAYIHELNLAYDEFFSKPFDHTPVLTIDSNDLNIIQNPEHLKQVEERIRQSLSLPPFQQALPLP
- a CDS encoding HDIG domain-containing protein, whose protein sequence is MNRNEALSLVREHVKNEGLVRHMLSVEAAMRFYAEKFSEDPEVWGLIGLLHDFDWEIHPTLEQHPQDGAPMLRERGVPEDIIQDILSHADHLNLPRDTMRRKAICACDEITGLITAVALVRPSKSLYDLEASSVKKKWKDKAFAAGTSRAEMEHAAQEFGIELWEHAGNVIQAMRRIAPELGLVGNIQN